The region TGttactttttttattacataaaaTATTCAGCACTATGGATTTGTGATTCAGAAATCTCATTGCCATTTATCAGAACCTCTTAGCAGCAGGTTCTACACAGACCTCCAATTCTATTATTAATAGGCAAAACCCCTAGCTGGAAGGTGGGAGTTGACATTTGTGTATGGGGAGCCTGGGGAGGAAGGCATGAGCTCTAGGTCCCTAACTACATTTGGGTTAAGTTTATTGTTCAGCTTAATAAACCCCGACTCATGCGTGCCGTCATGCTCTTTGGTCTCTTTCTGGGCCTTTAAATGCCAGAGGGATGACTGGGAGAGGGCAGAAATTCAGGCAGCTGAAAAGCTGAACGCACATGCCTGCGACACCACTTGAAGCCTTATCTATTGCCAGTCCCGACATGTCAGTTAGCTTATGGCTGTTAGTATGGGATAACACTAGTGTTAGCTGGGAGGGGGGAGTTGGAAGCTGTGTTTCTTAATAGAAATTCTGCAGTGAATAAAAGGGTGTCGGAAAATGACCTCTGGTAGTGAGACGTGGGGAGAGGAGGATTGGGTTTGCAATCTCCTCTCTTCAGGGCTGCCCTTGTCAGGTGCGAATTACTTCTGCATGGGTGGCCACTGGTTGGGCTGcttcacctgctgctgctcaatgGGAGGATACTTCTCTGGATGGGATGACTTCCCTGActcagggcagggagcagggattgGCACAGGAGTCTCCTtgtgctcctgctcctctggaGGGTGTGGGGTGGGCACAGGGATCTCCTTGCACTCTTGCTTCTCCTTGGGATGTGGTGCAGGTTCAGGGCATGGAGCAGGGATTGGTACTGGGGTCTCCTTGCGTTCCTGCTTCTCCTGATGACATGGTGCAGGTTCAGGCTGTGGAACAGGGATTGGCACTGGGATCTCCTtgtgctgttgcttttcttgAGCACATGGTGTGGGttcagggcagggagcagggattgGCTCAGGGGTGCTCCTGTGCTCCTGTTTCTCTGGAGGGTGTGGGGTGGGCACAGGGATCTCCTTGTGCTCCTGCTTCTCCTGAGGATGTGGTGCAGATTCAGGGCATGGAGCAGGGATTGGCACTGGGATCTCCTTGCATTCGTGCTTCTCCTGATGACATGATGCAGGTTCAGGGTGTGAAACAGGAACTGGCACAGGGGTCTCCTTGCACCCCTGCTTCTCCGGCACATGTGGAGTTGGTTTACAGCCAGAAACGGGGGCTGGCACAGGTAACTCTTTGCACTCTGATTTCTCTTCAGGGTGTGGAACAGGCTCAGGGTGCAATACAGGTGGGAAAGTTGGTGGTAGCTTgcattgctgttgctgttgctcATGGAGTGGACTCTTGGGTATTACGGTCACTGGTGTTTCTCCCTTGCCTGGTTCCACCACTGGTGCTGGCAATGGCACTACTTTTTCTGGTATCACTTCTACTGGAACTGGCTCTGGGCAAGGAGCTGGGACTTGGACTTCAGGCTCTTGCTGTGGATGTGGGACTGGATCAGTGCATGGCACAGAGTCTTGGTTGTGCTTTGGAATTGTCTTGCTCAGGCCAGGTGGGAGCAGGATTTCCTGCTTGATTTGCATTTGATTCAAAGACATCTTTGCA is a window of Melopsittacus undulatus isolate bMelUnd1 chromosome 20 unlocalized genomic scaffold, bMelUnd1.mat.Z SUPER_20_unloc_1, whole genome shotgun sequence DNA encoding:
- the LOC106023611 gene encoding vegetative cell wall protein gp1-like, with the protein product MSLNQMQIKQEILLPPGLSKTIPKHNQDSVPCTDPVPHPQQEPEVQVPAPCPEPVPVEVIPEKVVPLPAPVVEPGKGETPVTVIPKSPLHEQQQQQCKLPPTFPPVLHPEPVPHPEEKSECKELPVPAPVSGCKPTPHVPEKQGCKETPVPVPVSHPEPASCHQEKHECKEIPVPIPAPCPESAPHPQEKQEHKEIPVPTPHPPEKQEHRSTPEPIPAPCPEPTPCAQEKQQHKEIPVPIPVPQPEPAPCHQEKQERKETPVPIPAPCPEPAPHPKEKQECKEIPVPTPHPPEEQEHKETPVPIPAPCPESGKSSHPEKYPPIEQQQVKQPNQWPPMQK